A window of Dissulfurirhabdus thermomarina contains these coding sequences:
- a CDS encoding flagellar basal body L-ring protein FlgH, giving the protein MKIHKARLDMHVRYPGLLALAALLVLSAGCAGTANPVAPAALAPTRPPVYSAAPAHPAEGSLFTPDLSASLVADFRARRVGDVLTIEIEEDLKGAKNVKTQSDRKSSTDVGLTGFLGLKLDENVQPDLPGFDASKALGGSTESAFDGSGKTSRDASLTGTVSARVVQVLPDGNLMVQGARELRINNETQYLILTGVIRPKDIQPDNTVSSTRLADARIEYTGSGVLSDNQRPGWLARLVSALAPF; this is encoded by the coding sequence ATGAAGATCCACAAGGCCCGCCTCGACATGCACGTTCGGTATCCCGGCCTCCTGGCCCTCGCGGCGCTGTTGGTCCTCTCGGCCGGCTGCGCCGGAACGGCCAATCCCGTGGCGCCGGCCGCCTTGGCCCCCACCCGGCCCCCGGTCTACTCGGCGGCGCCGGCGCATCCCGCCGAGGGCTCGCTCTTCACGCCGGACCTCTCCGCCAGCCTCGTGGCGGACTTCCGGGCCCGGCGGGTGGGCGACGTCCTCACCATCGAGATTGAGGAGGACCTCAAGGGGGCGAAGAACGTCAAGACCCAGAGCGACCGGAAGTCCAGCACGGACGTGGGGCTTACGGGGTTCCTCGGCCTCAAGCTGGACGAGAACGTGCAGCCGGATCTGCCCGGTTTCGACGCCTCGAAGGCCCTCGGCGGCTCCACGGAGAGCGCCTTCGACGGCTCCGGCAAGACCTCCCGCGACGCCTCCCTCACCGGAACCGTCTCGGCCCGGGTGGTCCAGGTCCTCCCGGACGGGAACCTCATGGTGCAGGGGGCCCGGGAGCTCCGGATCAACAACGAGACCCAGTACCTCATCCTCACCGGGGTGATCCGGCCCAAGGACATCCAGCCCGACAACACCGTCTCCTCCACGCGACTCGCCGACGCCCGGATCGAGTACACCGGGAGCGGCGTCCTGAGCGACAACCAGCGGCCCGGGTGGCTGGCCCGGCTGGTCTCCGCCCTGGCGCCCTTCTAG
- a CDS encoding flagellar basal body P-ring protein FlgI yields MQQRRSLDQTARFGAPRGLRHRPAPGKNLPPAGCLAAVLAALCLLAAGPASAARLKDVADLQGARANQLVGYGLVVGLSGSGDGTQAEFTIQSIVNMMERMGINVDPNAVKVKNVAGVMVTAQLPPFAKVGQKIDVLVSSMGDAKSLQGGTLLLTPLKGVDGQVYALAQGAVSLGGFGAGGAGAGVQKNHLTAGRIPNGATVERQVPLALDGKGELRLTLHRPDFTTAHRAAGAVNRALGAPLARALDAETLAVAVPPAYRDDVVGFLARVETVEVAVDNRARVVLDERTGTVVMGSQVRLSTVAVAHGNLSIQIRETPRVSQPPPFSRGQTVVTPETQVGVKEEAGGLVVLDTGATIGELVRALNAVGVTPRDLIAILHSVKAAGALQADLEVI; encoded by the coding sequence ATGCAGCAGCGGCGATCCCTCGACCAGACGGCCCGTTTCGGCGCCCCCCGGGGCCTCCGGCACCGGCCGGCACCCGGCAAGAATCTCCCCCCGGCCGGCTGCCTGGCGGCGGTTCTTGCCGCCCTCTGCCTCCTCGCGGCCGGGCCCGCCTCGGCCGCCCGGCTCAAGGACGTGGCCGACCTCCAGGGCGCCCGGGCCAACCAACTGGTGGGCTACGGCCTGGTGGTGGGGCTCAGCGGCAGCGGCGACGGGACCCAGGCGGAGTTCACCATCCAGTCCATCGTGAACATGATGGAGCGGATGGGGATCAACGTGGACCCGAACGCGGTGAAGGTGAAGAACGTGGCCGGGGTGATGGTGACGGCGCAGCTGCCGCCCTTCGCCAAGGTGGGGCAGAAGATCGACGTCCTGGTCTCCTCCATGGGGGACGCCAAGAGCCTCCAGGGCGGGACCCTGCTGCTCACGCCGCTCAAGGGCGTGGACGGCCAGGTCTACGCCCTGGCCCAGGGCGCGGTGAGCCTCGGGGGTTTCGGGGCCGGCGGCGCCGGGGCCGGGGTCCAGAAGAACCACCTCACCGCCGGCCGGATCCCCAACGGCGCCACCGTGGAACGCCAGGTCCCCTTGGCTCTGGACGGCAAGGGGGAACTCCGGCTGACCCTCCACCGCCCGGACTTCACCACGGCCCACCGAGCCGCCGGCGCGGTGAACCGGGCCCTCGGCGCCCCCCTGGCCCGCGCCCTGGACGCCGAGACCCTGGCGGTGGCCGTCCCGCCCGCCTACCGAGATGACGTGGTGGGTTTCCTGGCCCGGGTCGAGACCGTGGAGGTGGCGGTGGACAACCGGGCCCGGGTGGTGCTGGACGAGCGCACGGGTACCGTGGTCATGGGCAGCCAGGTGCGCCTCTCCACCGTGGCCGTGGCCCACGGCAACCTGAGCATCCAGATCCGAGAGACCCCCCGGGTCTCGCAGCCGCCGCCCTTCTCCCGGGGCCAGACGGTGGTCACCCCCGAGACCCAGGTGGGGGTCAAGGAGGAGGCCGGCGGCCTGGTGGTGCTCGACACCGGCGCCACCATCGGCGAGCTCGTCCGGGCGCTCAACGCCGTGGGCGTGACCCCGAGGGACCTCATCGCCATCCTGCACTCGGTCAAGGCGGCGGGGGCCCTCCAGGCGGACCTCGAGGTGATCTGA
- a CDS encoding rod-binding protein translates to MMPSFITAPDAISLTEARSVDRTARGLRREDRRDPEALRAACRDFEAVFLRQLLKAMRKTVPKSGLLDGGFREELYRGLLDEEFARRMAEGGGIGLGRELFRQLAHREGAGADGGPETP, encoded by the coding sequence ATGATGCCTTCCTTCATCACCGCCCCGGATGCGATCTCGCTCACGGAGGCCCGATCCGTGGACCGGACGGCCCGGGGCCTCCGCCGGGAGGATCGCCGCGACCCGGAGGCCCTCCGGGCGGCCTGCCGGGACTTCGAGGCGGTCTTCCTCCGCCAGCTCCTGAAGGCCATGCGGAAGACCGTGCCGAAGTCCGGCCTCCTGGACGGGGGATTCCGGGAAGAACTCTACCGGGGGCTCCTGGACGAGGAGTTCGCCCGGCGGATGGCCGAGGGCGGGGGCATCGGCCTCGGACGCGAGCTCTTCCGGCAGCTTGCGCACCGGGAAGGCGCCGGCGCCGATGGGGGCCCGGAGACGCCATGA
- a CDS encoding flagellar protein FlgN, with amino-acid sequence MKIRKRPGTGAFQPLPPLPERFWNLTAEVLAAWEDLGRILEAEWAALKSGRHEDLLAVASEKRRRAERVQACEDRLAAVVERILAGCGGAPPEAQLWARLRAVLHPADLRRFEAWKARRDRRRREVLFVNERHEAWVHSRLDLARRLTGILTGGVLGRRPTYDGGGRPGSDGPRGPFRPSASRCLRGVV; translated from the coding sequence ATGAAGATCCGCAAGCGACCCGGAACCGGGGCCTTCCAGCCCCTGCCGCCCTTGCCCGAGCGGTTCTGGAACCTCACCGCCGAGGTGCTCGCGGCCTGGGAGGACCTGGGCCGTATCCTGGAGGCGGAGTGGGCGGCCCTCAAGTCGGGGCGCCACGAGGACCTCCTGGCCGTGGCCTCCGAGAAGCGGCGGCGGGCGGAACGGGTCCAGGCTTGCGAGGACCGGCTGGCCGCGGTGGTGGAGCGGATCCTGGCCGGCTGCGGCGGTGCGCCGCCCGAGGCGCAGCTCTGGGCGCGGCTCCGCGCGGTGCTGCACCCGGCGGACCTCCGGCGGTTCGAGGCCTGGAAGGCCAGGCGTGACCGCCGTCGCCGGGAGGTGCTCTTCGTCAACGAGCGCCACGAGGCGTGGGTCCACTCGCGGCTGGACCTCGCCCGGCGCCTCACGGGTATCCTCACCGGCGGCGTCCTCGGGCGCCGGCCCACCTACGACGGAGGCGGGCGGCCCGGGAGCGATGGGCCGCGCGGGCCGTTTCGGCCTTCGGCCTCCAGGTGTCTCAGGGGGGTGGTCTGA
- the flgK gene encoding flagellar hook-associated protein FlgK: MSGLNKLLDIGKTSLLAQQTNLQVTGHNVSNVNTEGYSRQSVTLAAREPTPMEIGPIGNGVEAVEITRAFDRFVTTTLFDKVSVNSGLETRTSGMKLIEGILNEVPDTGLDAAINDFWAAWDDLANNAEGAAERTSLLQRAQLLVDGIHDRYNALFQLSQDLNLNIQTAVEDVNRLADQIADLNVRIVALESEQHPANDLRDQRDQLIRRLSEQVDIHWFENQRGSYTVLIGAGKPLVEDDKSWHIEYADERINWVATNGQRTRLTTQDLQGGELGGWLDIKTRIQPRDTSVLVGSRVNTSGGKGIQAGTDFALIDGVTVTGPFTIQFSGTDQNGNPVTGTFDSTVDYDGDGTPGRVGDFLFQIEAAYPAGTLQASINDEGRLTLTDLAPGTFPITFRIDAIAGGVSGLDFGRLDGSYPLNYTEQLNRWAAELIKAVNGLHGQGVGLVPLQESTGVATALDPAQPLDFQASGLPFADQVQTGRFAIWLYDAAGNVVDTNPATPLVNDPFYVNVTAAGAPGDTSMNDVRDQINAAGLGLTARVVNGRLVVQVDGTTSVAGFAFGEDTSGALLAMGMNAFFTGEDAATIGVNPDLVEDPRLVAAARVEPGGLEEAVSTDAVRDGDRPLGVAVQNGVLSIDLYNASGVLDHTLTVPVTAATDDLDAVMDAINADPGLHAEVRDGLFHLEAVEAGWSVDANDGATRLFDYLGITPPGGPGQQSLSGAYQVERTFEPLASHALGVAPGTFDLYTRDAAGTVSGPFTVTLTDDGFGGAAESLRAVAAQIDAFADLAADVVDGRLVVRAAGNAEVFLVDNDTTGLTGAIGLATPGGGELAPADNRNALAIRDLSRVPVAALDGATLNEGYQSLVGEVGIHSRGFQLDYDFSRSAVDELQARRDEISAVSLDEEMADLIKFQHSYAAAAKLMSVADELFVTLLQTKQ, translated from the coding sequence ATGTCCGGTCTCAACAAGCTGCTCGACATCGGCAAGACGAGTCTCCTCGCCCAGCAGACGAACCTCCAGGTCACGGGGCACAACGTCTCCAACGTGAACACGGAGGGTTACAGCCGCCAGAGTGTCACCCTCGCCGCCCGGGAGCCGACCCCCATGGAGATCGGCCCCATCGGCAACGGCGTGGAGGCCGTGGAGATCACCCGGGCCTTCGATCGGTTCGTCACCACCACGCTCTTCGACAAGGTTTCCGTGAACTCCGGCCTGGAGACCCGGACCTCTGGCATGAAACTCATCGAGGGCATCCTGAACGAGGTGCCCGACACCGGGCTCGATGCGGCCATCAACGACTTCTGGGCCGCCTGGGACGATCTCGCCAACAACGCCGAGGGCGCCGCGGAGCGGACCTCGCTGCTCCAGCGGGCCCAGCTCCTGGTGGACGGGATCCACGACCGCTACAACGCCCTCTTCCAGCTCTCCCAGGACCTCAACCTGAACATCCAGACCGCCGTGGAGGACGTGAACCGGCTGGCGGACCAGATCGCCGACCTCAACGTCCGCATCGTGGCCCTGGAATCCGAGCAGCACCCGGCCAACGACCTCCGCGACCAGCGCGACCAGCTCATCCGGCGCCTGTCGGAACAGGTGGACATCCACTGGTTCGAGAACCAGCGAGGCTCCTACACCGTCCTCATCGGGGCCGGCAAGCCCCTGGTGGAGGACGACAAGTCCTGGCACATCGAGTACGCCGACGAGCGGATCAACTGGGTGGCCACCAACGGGCAGCGCACCCGGCTGACCACCCAGGATCTCCAGGGCGGGGAACTGGGGGGCTGGCTCGACATCAAGACCCGCATCCAGCCCCGCGACACCAGCGTGCTCGTCGGCTCCCGGGTCAACACCTCCGGCGGCAAGGGTATCCAGGCCGGGACGGACTTCGCCCTCATCGACGGGGTGACCGTGACGGGGCCCTTCACCATCCAGTTCTCCGGGACGGACCAGAACGGGAACCCGGTCACCGGGACCTTCGACAGCACCGTGGACTACGACGGCGACGGAACGCCCGGCCGCGTGGGGGACTTCCTCTTCCAGATCGAGGCGGCCTACCCGGCGGGGACCCTCCAGGCCTCCATCAACGACGAGGGCCGGCTGACGCTCACCGACCTCGCCCCTGGCACCTTCCCCATCACCTTCCGGATCGACGCCATCGCCGGCGGGGTCTCCGGCCTGGACTTCGGGCGCCTCGACGGGAGCTACCCCCTCAACTACACGGAGCAGCTCAACCGTTGGGCGGCCGAGCTCATCAAGGCCGTCAACGGACTCCACGGCCAGGGGGTGGGGCTCGTTCCGCTCCAGGAGAGCACCGGTGTGGCCACCGCCCTGGACCCGGCACAGCCGCTGGACTTCCAGGCCTCGGGCCTGCCCTTCGCCGACCAGGTCCAGACCGGTCGATTCGCCATCTGGCTCTACGACGCGGCGGGCAACGTGGTGGACACCAACCCCGCCACGCCCCTGGTCAACGATCCCTTCTACGTGAACGTGACCGCGGCCGGGGCGCCGGGGGACACCTCCATGAACGACGTCCGGGACCAGATCAACGCCGCCGGCCTCGGCCTCACCGCCCGGGTGGTGAACGGGCGCCTGGTGGTCCAGGTGGACGGCACCACCTCCGTTGCGGGGTTCGCCTTCGGCGAGGACACCTCGGGCGCCCTCCTCGCCATGGGGATGAATGCCTTCTTCACCGGGGAGGACGCGGCCACCATCGGTGTCAACCCCGACCTCGTGGAGGACCCCCGCCTGGTGGCGGCGGCCCGGGTGGAACCCGGCGGGCTCGAGGAGGCGGTGAGCACGGACGCCGTCCGGGACGGCGACCGCCCCCTGGGCGTGGCGGTCCAGAACGGCGTCCTCTCCATCGATCTCTACAACGCCTCCGGCGTCCTGGACCACACCTTGACCGTGCCGGTCACCGCGGCCACCGACGACCTCGACGCGGTCATGGACGCCATCAACGCCGACCCGGGCCTCCACGCCGAGGTGCGCGACGGCCTCTTCCACCTGGAGGCGGTGGAGGCGGGTTGGTCGGTGGACGCGAACGACGGCGCCACCCGCCTCTTCGACTACCTCGGCATCACGCCGCCGGGCGGTCCCGGCCAGCAGAGCCTTTCCGGCGCCTACCAGGTGGAGCGTACCTTCGAGCCCCTGGCCTCCCACGCCCTGGGCGTCGCCCCCGGCACCTTCGACCTCTATACCCGGGACGCGGCGGGCACGGTCTCCGGGCCCTTCACCGTGACCCTCACGGACGACGGCTTCGGCGGGGCGGCGGAGAGCCTCCGGGCCGTGGCGGCCCAGATCGACGCCTTTGCCGATCTGGCCGCCGACGTGGTGGACGGGCGGCTTGTCGTCCGGGCGGCGGGAAACGCCGAGGTCTTTCTTGTGGACAACGACACCACGGGGCTTACGGGGGCCATCGGCCTCGCCACGCCGGGCGGCGGGGAACTGGCGCCCGCCGACAACCGCAATGCCCTCGCCATCCGGGACCTGAGCCGGGTTCCCGTGGCCGCCCTCGACGGCGCCACCCTGAACGAGGGGTACCAGTCCCTCGTGGGCGAGGTGGGCATCCACTCCCGGGGCTTCCAGCTGGACTACGACTTCAGCCGCAGCGCCGTGGACGAGCTCCAGGCCCGCCGCGACGAGATCTCGGCGGTCTCCCTGGACGAGGAGATGGCCGACCTCATCAAGTTCCAGCATTCCTACGCGGCGGCGGCCAAGTTGATGAGCGTGGCGGACGAGCTCTTCGTGACGCTCCTCCAGACCAAGCAGTAG
- the flgL gene encoding flagellar hook-associated protein FlgL, with protein MRVTMNTLFDQIRTDLGRLTDRIARTSSTITSGKIYRRPSDAPVALTHALALRGDIADGEQYSRNISYGRGWAAATESALSQVEDRLLRAKSLAVQGANDTQDATSRAAIAEEVQTLLEEVVALGNTKMGDRYIFGGQKTRGYGPGEAPFVLDRDGAVRYLGDQGDVAVDVAPGVAQKINTDGKTALADSGAFEALDLLHDSLLADSNANIEIALADLEKSLDYLRSQVAGLGARTNTLDNRAAMIDELTFTDTERLSDIEDTDIVKAVADLQALQTSYQAALASAAKVTGLSLVNYI; from the coding sequence ATGCGCGTGACCATGAACACCCTCTTCGACCAGATCCGGACGGATCTCGGCCGCCTCACGGACCGGATCGCGCGGACCAGCTCCACCATCACCTCCGGGAAGATCTACCGGCGGCCCTCGGACGCCCCGGTGGCCCTGACCCACGCCCTGGCCCTCCGGGGCGACATCGCCGACGGGGAGCAGTACTCGCGCAACATCTCCTACGGCCGGGGCTGGGCGGCGGCCACGGAGTCGGCCCTCTCCCAGGTGGAAGACCGGCTGCTGCGTGCCAAGTCCCTGGCCGTCCAGGGCGCCAACGACACCCAGGACGCCACCAGCCGGGCCGCCATCGCCGAGGAGGTCCAGACCCTCCTCGAGGAGGTGGTGGCCCTCGGCAACACCAAGATGGGAGACCGCTACATCTTCGGCGGGCAGAAGACCCGGGGATACGGGCCGGGGGAGGCCCCCTTCGTCCTCGACCGCGACGGCGCCGTCCGCTACCTGGGCGACCAGGGGGACGTGGCCGTGGACGTGGCCCCGGGGGTGGCCCAGAAGATCAACACCGACGGCAAGACCGCCCTGGCCGACAGCGGTGCCTTCGAGGCCCTGGACCTCCTCCACGACAGTCTCTTGGCCGACAGCAACGCCAACATCGAGATCGCCCTCGCTGACCTCGAAAAGAGCCTCGACTACCTGCGGTCCCAGGTGGCGGGCCTCGGCGCCCGGACCAACACCCTGGACAACCGGGCGGCCATGATCGACGAGCTCACCTTCACCGACACGGAGCGGCTCTCGGACATCGAGGACACCGACATCGTCAAGGCCGTGGCCGACCTCCAGGCCCTTCAGACCAGCTACCAGGCCGCCCTGGCCTCGGCCGCCAAGGTGACGGGGCTGAGCCTCGTCAACTACATCTGA
- the csrA gene encoding carbon storage regulator CsrA — MLILTRKAGEKITIGDDIEISVVEIKGRQVRIGVKAPPELAVHREEVFRRIQEENLRAAAVGPELGDLEALLAGRRNRK; from the coding sequence ATGCTGATCCTGACCAGGAAGGCGGGAGAGAAGATCACCATCGGAGATGACATCGAGATATCGGTGGTGGAGATCAAGGGCCGCCAGGTCCGGATCGGCGTCAAGGCCCCGCCCGAGCTGGCGGTGCACCGGGAGGAGGTCTTCCGGAGGATCCAGGAGGAGAACCTGAGGGCGGCGGCCGTCGGGCCCGAGCTCGGCGACCTGGAGGCCCTGC